The stretch of DNA ttaaatattttattttgctatttttcattaattcacaatgaatataatatttgacatGGTTTAAATTTGCAAAACGGGACCAAAaggaataaaattttcaaaaaataaataacgactTATTTgtcaaagcaaaaaaaaatttatcccaCTTGTAATTTTCCTGAACAACTTTATTCTCAAAATGTCTGCTGAGCatgacaattaaatattttttatagaaaaaattcttgaaactggtatgttaaatttcaactaaaaaatataacttgaaaaagttttatctattaaaatgaaaataactagataattatataattaaaatttaaaaaataaacaaacaaaatagttgacaaaatagaaaattaaaaaaaagggatatgacatttgttaattaactaaaaaaaaaaataaaaaacatgataaagaaaattaaaaaacatctgaaaaatagaaaaaaattatattcagttTAAAAATGACATATTAAATAAACCTATGAATTTTGATCTTTAAGTCTCACTTACATCTTgagtcttgaaaaatttagaaaaaaaaaaaagagtgctcaaaataaaaaaaaattaatttctatgaacgttttttttaCGACGATGATATatacaagaagaaaaaaaataatttacccttcgtttaatgaaaataaaacgtCCAAAAAACACTCCAAACTCGATTATatcttgaatattaataaattgagataataaatttcataaaattattatcttcaatAGTATAGAAAATtggatgaaatataaaaaaaaaataaacaagcatCGATATAAGCtgaaatgaattaaaataaaataatagacattaaaatgaatagaaaaattaaataattaattaatctaaaaatGATCCCAGACCGTTTTTACTGACATGACGATTACTATTGCATAGTAGCCATCTGTATccataacaataaaaataatatatatatatttcaataaaaatacaaagcgAATAGAGTTTTATAGAgtttaaatttcgaaaaaaaaatatataatataaatacatagtaaaaaattcttaagtaaaaaataaattataaaatttaacgaTAATACACAACGGCTACTTGTCGTTTATAATTCTTACGTAAAACGACCAATAAAATTACAACtatttaaaaactatataattcaaattaataaaagtttaataaataacaaaaatttcttttaaatgaaatataaaataacgtCAAAgtttcatgataaaaattattcatttgtattttgatcaatatcaagaaataacaaaaaaaaaatgagacaaatttaatagtaataattacaattaaatatttcaaacgcataatttctaaattaaatatataaaaaaaaaaaaagaaagaaaaatttatttcattttttaaattgaatatataaaatttaaaatttcattaaattttttggataaaaaaaataaaattatatatttaattaagtaCAGTAATTTCAGGGAAATATtctaatgttttttgttttaatttttttattttaattccatTATAATTGGTAGAATATTaagagacaaaaaataaaatttgattcaaCTTATCGATTTTCCATTTTCCAAATACgagtattaaatttacaaaataaatattttttattattaaattaaaattgtttattcatgcagattaatttaatttccttTCAATAATACTGGGACCACTTGAAAAGaccaaaaaaaagaatatgaatgggaaaaaaaaaaatttatttgtggtCTGTAAATTAAATGGATATCGAcgccatattttttatttaattacatcgcaaaaaataatattatactgctaaaattattttacaaaattcaatgaattgttaattaacaaaacaaacaaaaaagcaTTGATCCAGATCatgttttgtaattattataattattataaacaataaacaataaatttttttcgcaCAATTTCTCATTAGCTtcgatttaaaaatgaaaaaaaaattcaccaatTGAAATTTCCCAATCACTTACACTAATGAAATTCTgtacttaaataaataataataatataactgtattaaaatatttttcataaagtgataataattccaaaataaaataaattaattattatttttttttcgcttcaaaaaaatataataaacaatgtatattcaatttttattatttgtcataAATGTTggttcaaaatatttatatagaaaaatttatcctAAACGGAAATTGTGCGGTatgaagaaatttaaaaataaaaaaaaaatatgtctcgtaaaaatttaaataaccagtagaaaaaaaatcataaaaaaacaaaaataataaaaccactatcatatttgatattaaagcCTAAACTGAGACCGgccttgaacaaaaaaataaaaataaaacaatattgtatTTGCTTCACTGCTTATGATatgatgatcaaaaaaaaatttgtttaatttttttttattaaaaaaaataccccgGATAACGTTTGTGTGTTTTCACTTGTACAGTTATTCATAAAtgtttatcaaacaaaaaaaaaataaaagtttgtcTGCAGATAACCATTTAAAATATGCAATCAATCGAAAAaatccataaaaaaatttatcgatatcttccaaacaataaaaaaagcagtataatataatttttttaaaaattttattatcatttttacgaTTAAATTGAGAAATATGTTTTTGTGTATACTGCCAATAAATTCTTATCTcttatattaattcaatatcatttggattttttcgatattttgctgaaaaaaaaaaaacaatagcacatgtgaatttttttattatcattgatatttattatttttaaatttattgtcacaatttttttgatattaattaatacacaaattaatatttataatacaacacttgttattattatttattttttcttttttatctaaatagcTGTACAAAACGATGAAAGTAATGAAGATGCTGATAGAAcaacttgtaaaaaaattaaccacaatgataataaattaaatgtgcGTGTTGATGAGAAGAAAAGGGGCccacaataataataagattaaatttttcaaaataaataaataaataaatgaaaatagaaatttgtgaaattataaaatgagagTGAATTGATACAAGTCAGCTCATTGAGCTTTAATCTTTTTTACACTGCTGAAATAGCCACAAacgaaatatatttcaataagacaaatttaatttaaaagaaaaaaaaacttttgaaacagcaacaattaacaataatattagcaAAAATgtcaagtgattttttttctttttttttcacacataaatatttcctaaaattaataattgatcaattgattttgaaaaaaaaaaatctaatcatttgaaatgaatatttaaaaacggcatgaatgtatttttttttttttaaataaaaaaattaatcatatgaATGATAATGCactaattcgcacaaaatctttataaaattcaagatattttttttttaaattcaaatttaaaaattataaaaaagaaaatagaaaaaataataattgaaaattaaatataagtatgaaattagacaaaaaaaaaaaattaataaataaataaaaaactaattctGCCAAGTATATTTGTAGATTgagagataaaaatttatggaaattataaaaatcatggaaaataaatgagaaaaattgatgagaaattgataagaaaatattatagatatttatttgatcTCTCAACTGATGAACATCGACTAAATACTAAATACTGTAGctaaataccaaaaaataaaagaaaaaaaatatagcgaaatgataaaatgtaagacgaatgaaaaaaaaagatatctaaacatgaaaaatgattaataatctTTTCTagtctatattataatttgaataaattaattttaaataattaatacttcTTAAAGAAGAAAACTGTAAATACGTGTTGATGTAAACATATTATGTTTGTACATATTGTTAAGTAGTTGTAAGTAACgcataaatgatataaaatgtAATGAGCGTTAAATTCACACGATAaaacgaaaaacaaaaaaagagaaaaaaaaaaaattactaaactCAAAACTGATTTCCTACTTtagtttcaataaataaaattattaggaatataaatttattttttaaattatttattattttagaatttttatttttaatttttattcagagaaaaaaaaaattaatcaccTCGACGTCTCTCCCTCACGTTAttcgaaatttataaaattttcattttcaattattattttaaaattcaaaacttattattttttaatatggtaattttaataacaagatcattttaaatttaatctgtgtaaaagaaaatagtttgaataattttaaattcattttttttaagctcaTTTATGCtagagaaataaaacaaaaaataccatGAATTtccaaattaaaattgtaatattaacaaaaaattaaattttaaaatcaatgtaaattttatctgttaaatatttaaatttaattcaaaaagaaaattaaacaacaaaaattattttttaaatggaagattatttattttttatttttacaaataatattaatttcttcaatattgacatatataaaaaacaaaaaatgaaaatgaaatacaatattaaaaatgaaatttagaaattaaaaataattaagtttgcaaatattaattttgattaatatctGGATTAATAACTGCTTCAACAGGATCAGTTATTTTAGTATTGTTCACTTTATCTTGATTGACTTtagaatttatttctttaccaTCAACATTTTTGGACCATGAACATGTGCGTTGTCTTGGTGATTTTGGAAGTGACCATGATTTACTACGTGATCTTTTTTTAGGTGTTCTTGATCTTGATTTAGCACGTGTTATTTGAACTTTTGAACGACTACGATTTCTTCTATTTTGTCCACGTTTATCACCACTGTCTCTTGTTGTACTACGTTTTGAACGTGAACGTTTTGATCTCTTTGATGATGATCTTCTTGAACGAGAACGAGAACGAGAACGAGAACGTGAACGTGATCTTGAATGTGATCTTGTACGTGAACGTGATCTAGAACTTGATCTTCTTCTTCGTCTTCTTGAACGTGATCTACTTCTACTTTCACTATGTTttcttgttctttttcttGATCTTGAACGACTTCTTGATCTTGAATCACTATGATAATCACTTTCATAATAATCAATACCAGCTAAATTTGCAAAATATTTGTAGTATTGTTCATTATACATGTGTGGATTAAATGGTTGCATTGATCTTATATTTCTACCACCTCCACGACGTGATATAAAACCACTTCTTCCTCTTGAACGTGGATAACGATTCATTTGACCACCTCTACCACCACCAGGACCAGGACCACCAGGACCACCACGACCCATTGGTGGATAAAGCATTGCTGCAGCATCATAAAACCAAGGCTGAGGAAATCTTGGATACATTTGTTGCATTCCAACGTTATCcatttctataaataattaataaattattatttaatctcaatttttaataaaataaattcaatttttattaccttGTTGAGAAGAAGTTGTCTTGTTCAATCCTAAtgcactttttaatttttttttatctaatccATCATCAGAATCATCACTAGAAGTTTCagaattttttctatcttttttctaaaacaaaaaatagaaaataatttaaatataattttttttttaatttaataatttattaattatatataataatttaattatattaacctttttctttttttcttttttagatttttttttctttgattttttacttttttttgatgtttttttttcatcaccatcagttgatttttttgtaccatcttcaatttttttattagctgttttttgatcaatatttttaatttggccaattattatttcttttttttcaaccttttgctatggaaaataaaatatataatgttaataatatttttttttaatacaatatttaattcattttaataaatgaaatttacctTTATTCtgtcaaataattcatcaagaaGTCGAATACTTTCAAGTTGCCTTTGtgctttaattaattttttttcttctctagcaattttcattgaaactTTATCTTCTTCTTGTTTTCTATACATTGTCAAAGCTTtacgttttcttttttcttcacgtatttttcttcttgtAAGTTTTGCATCTTTATCAGCTGcctcattttttctataataaatcaaaataaaaattaacaatatttccataattaaaacaacaataaccttttcaatataaaaataacaaaaactaACTTTTGTTGTTctcttttttgtatttcagcttcttctttttttctcaatttttcaGCTGCCATATTATCCTGAGCAATGAgtctttttctttcaaattctCTATGAGAAACTGTTGCATCACTCATGTGTTTAGTTTTATCAAAATCAacctatgaaaaataaaaatcacaattataaaattgacctaaatttataaaaataattaaataataaatatgaccaACCTTGATACCAGCAGTGagacaatttttatcatcttttttcaTGATTCTCATTCCTCTCAAAGAATCCATGAGTTTAACAAAATCcatatattcaatatattgtataaatacttcaaaaaaaataccatcacCAAAactatgtttattaaaattatttccaagTCTCATTCTTGTTCTATATTGATCAGCAGCTGGTACATCAATTCGTCTAATTGTTccccattttttaaatatttttaataaaattgtttcacTTGGTGTTTTTCCATTATCATCACTAAACCATTTAATTGGTAAACCCTTGATATGAACAGTATCTGGTCTTTCACCTGGTTTTAATTCATTCATATGTTTTGCATCACGAAAATATGAATCCCAACTGTGTTTTGTTGGAAAATCATCTTTAGCTTCAGCAGCTCGTACTTTAAGTATATTTGAAAAACCAGCAAGATTTAAACGTTGTCCTTCAAGTCTAGCCAATACCCTTTGTAATCTGCAACGGTCTGTAAGATCTCCCTCTAATCTTATGAATTCCAGTGTACTTTTTGATACTTTCAATGATGAAAATTCGTCTGGACGTATCAGCACACGTATTTTTTCCATGACCTCCCatgttgatattgtttttcctgtttatatttttttaatttttttttcttgtaaaaccTGGATATCCTGAGaagactttttatttaaatgataataatgtttaaaataaatttacaaatttggAGAAGCCAAATTCCATGTTCctgtattaaattatttatctataaaatttttataaattaatattatttaattttcataagtTGACTGTAAATTTCTatggttttgtttttatttggggacaatttataattaattgagactttttttttaacaacatacCTGGTACTTTAAGCTGTGGAAGATTAACAGACACATTTATTGTTGCATTTGGTTTTAAATAAAGACCTTTTGCAGTATACAAAGGAACAATGTCACTCAAATCTCTACATGTCTGAAATCCATTAACTTCTCTACTGTCAGTTTCAGctgtttttttactattagacattttttttttttatttactttattattgccaatcaaaaaataaattttaatattatgaaattataattaaactctattaaataatagttatacATAATCTATGTCAAataataagttgaaaaaacaaaaaaaataaaaataaataaatagatgaaaataaatttgttgttgtttttttttaagctgaAACTTATCAGTagagatattttaaataatggatatatatttttgaaaaaaaaatatatttgtggttttttaattgtttaaattaaaacaataattatgacGAAATCACCAACAGCGTCCAATGAATTATCGACACTCCATTATTCacgtaaattaaatgaaatactttttattttttcttctaaataatattattttattatttattaattttaagttgATGTTTTTAGTTGAGTTATCTTCAGTGTTGCTatgtaattgttaataattttattttaaaattttgttgtgaCTTGTGAGGTTATAAAAAATGGAGGAagacaaaataatcaaataatgtcGGTAGATACaacatacaacaaaaaaaaaaaaaaaaagagacgaCGATGACAAAAACAACGATATTTTCTGTTTCGTTTTTTAACACAGGTTGTCGAGAGGTGCTGACCTCTttggagaaaaaatatatacattttagcaGCCATTTTTTCCCGCTTGAAATTTGATTGAATTACgagaataaaatgataaaagtgTAATTAAGTGTTAgacttaattaataatatataaaatagaaaaaattaaaattctgtaaatttcattggaaaaataagaatatcttttttttttctgaataaaaatttcatttcataatcaagatgaatttttatgtatctatatatctattattttttacaatgactattttttgactattacaaaataaataaccttatgatgccattttttttataataattatattgttgataattccTTACGTGATAATAtcaaagtttatatttatccaGATGATCGGTTGAGAAGATTAAATGCTGagtatgataatttaattaactgtatggaaaaaaaagttcaaccaaattaattatttatacagttAAATTTGGTTTCTTATGTTTTTTAGCTTATTGAAgatatctaaaatattttgcaaTACAAAAACAGAGgatcgttatttttttgttgtttgtaaTCCTTATAttaaaaggacaaacatcataaattaattgaaggaaaataaataaattattataaacagccAATCAAATAGCTCGAAGAGAGGCTTCATTCtccttttgataaaaaaaaaaaaaaaaaaaaaaaaggaggaaagaaaggaattgaaaatatctaaaatatttttcaatatacaaaagcagtggattattatttttattggacttttgtcaatttaaataaaccgACGATCCATTGACTTTTtctcaattgaaattttaaaaactatattatcaaaatatactataaataaaaacaaaaaaaaaacggaaaaaaaattaaatgacttatcggaataataatatttagcgaagcataaaatttataaaaaattaatatgttgaAGATTGCAGGTGTAAAGAAAAATGTGCTCTcctcataatattattgtcaattatataaataaaaatataattacatcaGTAAATGAACCGATAGACAATGTCACGAAATAACCACTTGTAAATACAACTGGATGCATCGTTCttttcataatcatcattaaattttttttagttgacaATTCAAATTGAGTCCAATCCATGCAATAAACCATATCACCAACATTCATActctaatttaataatatatataaaaatatatgaatataaaataataaaaataacttcttcaaaagataaaaaaaaaaaaattacctcaaTTGTTACTTGGTTTCCTGAATAGCagagtataaatatttgaaaaaacatgCATACAAGATATAAAATCGTTGATGCAAAAATTGGatcattatattcaatttgagTCAATAAAACAACACTGACACACAAAACAATTGAACTTAttgaatattgtaaaaaaataattcctgaaaaaatattattacaacgtTCAGCCCATCTGAAATTAggatatattcaaaaataaaattaattttataataatcataatgaaTTAAACATAATTAGAATTATACTCAGCTGATAGATTTGAATATGGTGCCTAACACATTCACCAAGTTTCATTGTTTctaatataattgaattttttttattatattttttaatattacgtATGACATCAGGCATCGTTTCAAAACGACACTGAAGAATTGAACATTGATAACAAATCTGATACATCATTGATGGTACTAAAGTGTCAAATGCAGTGGCGATTAATGACTGATATGCTCGAGCAatacattgaaatatataagtaaACCAAAAACCAATTGTTGTTGTGTGATCGTAGGGAATCCAGCAATTTGCTATAAGTACTcgatttgatatatttttaatgctaaATGTAACTATCATAATGATCATTGTCATTTGATTCATAATGATGTAAGCGAGTGAACGTttactatataattttaaaagtaaatacaaatcattaataattatatcttaaacaaaaaatcgttcagtaaaattaaatttcagacAATTActtgattatattattgtatttatttagaattatatttttagaatcaATTTTTGATGGATATGGCTCTTTTCCAAGTAATGTTATCATCTCCAAAATTacacatttatttatgaaaacattaaatattttagcacaaatattaataattgttaacaaGACAAATGAGTTACTAACAATATCTGCAATTCCATGAGTTGATGTTGCAAGATACAATAATTCTGAAAGTGTTTCTGCGTAGACAATTGAAAGTACtgaatatgtataaattttataaagataaGTTTTCCATGATCCTGGAATCCAATAAGTTGGTTGCCAAAGTCCAGCGTATGTTagcaataaaattgtatattccAACATCACaataacgaaataaaaaaatattaatttgaaatttccagtaaaaataaaaaaataatttaagaaaatatattttaatttttttaatttattgaaaaatacttgaactttttttttaaatctatctgtactttgttgtattttgtatttatcaaGTGACTGTTGATCTATTTTGTTTCATATCgcatactattttatttttaaaaatacaaaaaaaaaaaatttaccaagaatttattaaatatttatacaaggTATATACGTGTATTTTTTCCACCCTTCTTTATCAACCCTTCTagtgaattttatttcaaaataaaaatagaaaatatgacttttgaaaaaaaatataaaataaaataaaacgagAGAATATTTTCCATCGGTTGACGCATTAATAATTCACATGGGATATAGACACGcaagttttgtattttttcatttttattttccctcttgcaatatttttttttccagaaacataaaaaaaaaaactcctaCTATCAAATGTACTACGTCTTTCTTTGGCCAtgcgtagaaaaaaaaattatgtatatcCAAGAGAAGGGAGTCATTCATCGTTCACCCTTCCTACAAGAACAGTCAGTAAAATAAAGCACTCCCACAAGTGTTTGTTGATATAGTggacttgataaaaaaaaattacatcacCTTctattgtgaaaaaataaaataaaatatactcaGACTCAAACAGTGACAAATAGCACGTATAGagattattcatttattcaataattattaattttgtacaataaaatattcaccACAGATACCAACTGCTGTCGACATTCTTGcaagtgtttttaaatttttaatgtcagTATATAAAAtcagcaaaattaaaaaatcaaaattctaGCAATTCAATTTTGAGCTTTATTTGTAGTACCCTGAATACAGGTGTATACCTGAATCTctaatttgatgaataaaaatttttatttctcataatCAACAatcgttaaaataaattgttttttttttttttttttttttcaaatattttttttttctatataattttacgtagagaaaaaaaaaaaaaattgacaattcgagtaggaaatttaattttctgttaa from Aphidius gifuensis isolate YNYX2018 linkage group LG4, ASM1490517v1, whole genome shotgun sequence encodes:
- the LOC122855678 gene encoding A-kinase anchor protein 17A, translating into MSNSKKTAETDSREVNGFQTCRDLSDIVPLYTAKGLYLKPNATINVSVNLPQLKVPGKTISTWEVMEKIRVLIRPDEFSSLKVSKSTLEFIRLEGDLTDRCRLQRVLARLEGQRLNLAGFSNILKVRAAEAKDDFPTKHSWDSYFRDAKHMNELKPGERPDTVHIKGLPIKWFSDDNGKTPSETILLKIFKKWGTIRRIDVPAADQYRTRMRLGNNFNKHSFGDGIFFEVFIQYIEYMDFVKLMDSLRGMRIMKKDDKNCLTAGIKVDFDKTKHMSDATVSHREFERKRLIAQDNMAAEKLRKKEEAEIQKREQQKKNEAADKDAKLTRRKIREEKRKRKALTMYRKQEEDKVSMKIAREEKKLIKAQRQLESIRLLDELFDRIKQKVEKKEIIIGQIKNIDQKTANKKIEDGTKKSTDGDEKKTSKKSKKSKKKKSKKEKKKKKKDRKNSETSSDDSDDGLDKKKLKSALGLNKTTSSQQEMDNVGMQQMYPRFPQPWFYDAAAMLYPPMGRGGPGGPGPGGGRGGQMNRYPRSRGRSGFISRRGGGRNIRSMQPFNPHMYNEQYYKYFANLAGIDYYESDYHSDSRSRSRSRSRKRTRKHSESRSRSRSRRRRRRSSSRSRSRTRSHSRSRSRSRSRSRSRSRRSSSKRSKRSRSKRSTTRDSGDKRGQNRRNRSRSKVQITRAKSRSRTPKKRSRSKSWSLPKSPRQRTCSWSKNVDGKEINSKVNQDKVNNTKITDPVEAVINPDINQN
- the LOC122854051 gene encoding odorant receptor 4-like; this translates as MLEYTILLLTYAGLWQPTYWIPGSWKTYLYKIYTYSVLSIVYAETLSELLYLATSTHGIADIMITLLGKEPYPSKIDSKNIILNKYNNIINKRSLAYIIMNQMTMIIMIVTFSIKNISNRVLIANCWIPYDHTTTIGFWFTYIFQCIARAYQSLIATAFDTLVPSMMYQICYQCSILQCRFETMPDVIRNIKKYNKKNSIILETMKLGECVRHHIQIYQLSIILIIWAERCNNIFSGIIFLQYSISSIVLCVSVVLLTQIEYNDPIFASTILYLVCMFFQIFILCYSGNQVTIESMNVGDMVYCMDWTQFELSTKKNLMMIMKRTMHPVVFTSGYFVTLSIGSFTDLIKLSYSAFNLLNRSSG